A segment of the Leclercia adecarboxylata genome:
GGCGACCGCAGGCAGGGCATGTTGTTTGCAGAATTCCAGGTAGGCATTATGGCGGCGCTGGCCGGTGGTGACGTCGCTGTGCGGCACGCCAAGATAGCTGATATGCCGGTGACCACCGTCGTACAGGCGCTGCATCAGAACGTGAATTGCCCCTTCATCGTCATAGCACACCGAGGCGAAGCCGCGGGCATCCCGGGCCAGCATGACCAGAGACGATTGCCACGGGGTGAGCATCTGCTCGCTGAGGCCGGTAAAGCCAAACAGCACCACGCCGTCGATGTTGCGTCGCTTCAGCATCCCGAGGTGCTCCTCGACCATCTGCGGCGAAAACTGGCTCTCCATCATGATCGGATCGTAACCCTGTTCATAGAAGACGGGGAGCATGGTCTGTACCGCCAGGTTTTCCGACAGCGAATCCAGACGGGTGACGATGATCGCCACCACTTTGTCGCTCTGCCCGCGCATGGCGCGCGCCGAGCGGGACGGAGAGAAGCCGTGCTGATTCATCACCGCCTCGACGCGTTCGCGGGTGCGCTCGCTGACACCACTTTCGTTGTTCAGCACCCGTGAGACGGTGGATTTACCCACGCCGCTCAGACGCGCAATGTCTTTAATGGTGAGGCGATTCTGCATGCTTTCATTCCTGTAACGCATTGATGAAATAATCAATAAGCCTAAATCGGGTGTCCGGTTCCGCAATGGGCAAAGTCTGGTTTACGTTTGGTTTAATGCCCGGCCGGTATCATACCGCCCGAATTGTCACGAACGGTATGGCTAAAACACTATACTGCGCGCCGACTTACCTTTTTTTACTTACCGGAGGCTGTATGGATCCCGATCCCACCCCTCTCCCGCGAGGGAGAACCCTTTCTTTCCGGTAAGCCTGTACTCACTGCCTTACCGGATGCGTAAGGCAGTAACGTTATTCAACGTTCCTGCATAACTGATACCGCCGCTCAGGCGTGGCTTTGTCACGTCTGAAGGCAAGACTGCGCCCGTTTTCACGGGTGCGGAGGACGTGTTATGTTCAAAAATTTCACACAACAGCTGCTGGCCCGGCTGAGCCGCCACCTGCCGCGCCGTCTGGTGCAGCGCGACCCGATGGCAACGGGCAAAACCGATACCGTCATGCCCGGCGCGCTTGCCGCCCACTGTCTGCGGGTGGCCGCAATGGAAGAGCCCGCGCTGTGGCGGACCTTTGCCAGCCATCCGGAAGGGCTGACGGCCGCTGAGGTCGAAACCGCTCGCGCCACGCACGGCGAGAATCAGATCCCGGCGCAAAAACCGGCCCGCTGGTGGGTGCATCTGTGGGCCTGCTACCGCAACCCCTTCAACCTGCTGCTGACGGTGCTGGGCGTTATCTCCTATGCCACCGAAGACCTGTTTGCCGCCGGGGTGATCGCCCTGATGGTGGGCATCTCCACGCTGCTGAACTTTATCCAGGAGGCCCGCTCCACCCGGGCGGCGGATGCCCTGAAGGCGATGGTCAGCAACACCGCCACCGTCCTGCGCACCCTCAACGATAAAGGGGAAAGCGGCTGGCGGGAGGTGCCTATTGACCAGCTGGTGCCGGGGGATCTGGTGAAGCTGGCGGCCGGGGACATGATCCCGGCGGATTTACGCATTCTCCAGGCCCGGGACCTGTTCGTGGCCCAGGCCTCGCTGACCGGCGAATCCCTGCCGGTGGAGAAGGTCGCCCACAGCCGCGATCCGCAGCAGAGCAACCCGCTGGAGTGCGACACCCTGTGCTTTATGGGCACCACGGTGGTCAGCGGCACGGCACAGGCGATGGTGATCGCCACCGGAGGAAACACCTGGTTTGGACAGCTGGCCGGGCGCGTCAGCGAACAGGAGAGCGAGCCCAACGCCTTCCAGCAGGGGATTGGCCGCGTCAGCATGCTGCTGATCCGCTTTATGCTGGCGATGACCCCCATCGTGCTGCTGATTAACGGCTACACCAAAGGCGACTGGTGGGAAGCGGCGCTGTTTGCGCTCTCGGTGGCGGTGGGGCTCACTCCGGAGATGCTGCCGATGATTGTCACCTCGACCCTGGCGCGCGGGGCGGTAAAACTCTCGAAGCAAAAGGTGATCGTCAAGCACCTCGATGCCATTCAGAACTTTGGCGCGATGGATATCCTCTGCACCGACAAAACCGGCACCCTGACTCAGGACAAGATCGTGCTGGAGCATCACACCGACGTGTCGGGCAAGGTCTGCGAGCGGGTGCTGAATACCGCCTGGCTGAACAGCCACTACCAGACCGGGCTGAAGAACCTGCTCGACGTCGCGG
Coding sequences within it:
- the treR gene encoding trehalose operon repressor TreR — translated: MQNRLTIKDIARLSGVGKSTVSRVLNNESGVSERTRERVEAVMNQHGFSPSRSARAMRGQSDKVVAIIVTRLDSLSENLAVQTMLPVFYEQGYDPIMMESQFSPQMVEEHLGMLKRRNIDGVVLFGFTGLSEQMLTPWQSSLVMLARDARGFASVCYDDEGAIHVLMQRLYDGGHRHISYLGVPHSDVTTGQRRHNAYLEFCKQHALPAVAALPGLGIKQGYEKVADVLTPQTTALVCATDTLALGASKYLQEQRIDSLQLASVGNTPLMKFLHPEIVTVDPGYADSGRQAAMQLIEQINGRSEPRQIVIPAALS